The proteins below come from a single Drosophila teissieri strain GT53w chromosome 3L, Prin_Dtei_1.1, whole genome shotgun sequence genomic window:
- the LOC122616838 gene encoding larval cuticle protein F1 produces MFKYAVLICALIACVTAKPGLLHSPLAALPAPVIAAPAPVVTAASSQVVARTFNGIAAAPVIAPFAAPLAAPLPAPVAAPLAAPILNRVAPFAAPIATPFAAPYAHPYAAPVLAKYAAPLAYAPAPLNYAAPALW; encoded by the exons ATGTTCAAATAC GCCGTTCTCATCTGCGCCCTGATCGCCTGCGTGACTGCCAAGCCAGGATTGCTTCACTCTCCTCTGGCCGCTCTTCCCGCTCCGGTGAttgctgctcccgctccagtGGTCACTGCCGCCAGCAGCCAAGTCGTGGCCAGGACCTTCAATGGCATTGCCGCTGCTCCAGTGATCGCCC CCTTCGCCGCTCCATTGGCCGCTCCTCTTCCCGCTCCGGTGGCTGCTCCTCTGGCTGCTCCAATCCTCAACAGAGTGGCTCCATTTGCTGCCCCCATCGCCACCCCCTTCGCTGCTCCGTACGCCCATCCCTATGCTGCGcccgttttggccaaatacGCTGCTCCACTGGCTTACGCCCCAGCACCTTTGAACTATGCCGCGCCCGCTTTGTGGTAG